A region from the uncultured Stenotrophomonas sp. genome encodes:
- a CDS encoding putative Lipoprotein (Evidence 3 : Function proposed based on presence of conserved amino acid motif, structural feature or limited homology), with protein sequence MHFPSNIRGPRRALALTAATALALLLAACNGPVPEEQDRVLDQAQQAAAEAATPDPDAAATPPPVGNCDASQVQGLVGQTYTDELAEQARQDAGAGQVRQLKPDQVITLEYLGERLNIEVDDKNLVSGVRCG encoded by the coding sequence ATGCATTTTCCATCGAACATCCGCGGCCCGCGCCGCGCCCTCGCCCTGACGGCGGCCACCGCCCTGGCCCTGCTCCTCGCCGCCTGCAACGGCCCGGTCCCGGAAGAGCAGGACCGGGTGCTGGACCAGGCCCAGCAGGCCGCGGCCGAAGCCGCCACGCCCGATCCCGACGCCGCCGCCACGCCGCCACCGGTGGGCAACTGCGACGCCAGCCAGGTGCAGGGGCTGGTCGGCCAGACATATACGGACGAACTGGCCGAGCAGGCCCGGCAGGACGCCGGCGCCGGCCAGGTGCGCCAGCTCAAGCCCGATCAGGTGATCACCCTGGAGTACCTGGGCGAGCGCCTGAACATCGAGGTGGACGACAAGAACCTGGTCAGCGGGGTCCGCTGCGGTTGA
- a CDS encoding Saccharopine dehydrogenase has product MPQPDACRVLVLGGYGHFGARIVRALAATPQLRVIAAGRHPEAAARHLPGVDLSRIELCRLDVAAAGFPAQLAATGAALVIHTAGPFQGQGYGVARACLQAGMHYIDLADGRDFVRDFPAQLDAVARQAGRCAISGASTLPALSSAVVDALCGRFDVVQAIDIVIAPAQATPLGMATVRAVLSYCGQPFQCWIDGRWQRVIGWADPQPVAFARIAPRLASPCDVPDHDLLVQRCPGVQTVRFRAALELPLLSRCLAGIAWLRRHGLPLPMATLAGVFARAGRWFDRFGTDLGGMRVTLRGLRGGVEHTLHWDLTAPMLHGPEIPIFAAVLLARRLAAGEPLPVGAHACMGLLTLAEFEEEFARWGIDSAVS; this is encoded by the coding sequence ATGCCACAGCCGGACGCTTGTCGTGTGCTGGTACTGGGGGGATACGGGCATTTCGGTGCGCGCATCGTGCGTGCGTTGGCGGCCACGCCACAGCTGCGGGTAATTGCGGCCGGGCGCCACCCCGAGGCGGCCGCGCGCCACCTGCCCGGCGTCGACCTGTCGCGCATCGAGCTGTGCCGGCTGGATGTCGCCGCCGCCGGTTTCCCCGCGCAACTGGCCGCCACCGGCGCCGCGCTGGTGATCCACACCGCCGGGCCGTTCCAGGGACAGGGCTACGGGGTCGCCCGCGCCTGCCTGCAGGCCGGCATGCACTACATCGACCTGGCCGACGGCCGCGATTTCGTGCGTGATTTCCCCGCGCAGCTGGACGCGGTGGCGCGACAGGCCGGGCGTTGCGCGATCAGCGGGGCCAGCACGCTGCCGGCGCTGTCCAGCGCGGTGGTCGATGCGCTGTGCGGGCGTTTCGACGTGGTGCAGGCCATCGACATCGTGATCGCCCCGGCGCAGGCCACGCCGCTGGGCATGGCCACGGTGCGCGCGGTGCTGTCGTACTGCGGGCAGCCGTTCCAGTGCTGGATCGACGGGCGCTGGCAGCGCGTGATCGGCTGGGCCGATCCGCAGCCGGTGGCATTCGCGCGCATCGCCCCGCGCCTGGCCTCGCCGTGCGACGTGCCCGACCACGACCTGCTGGTGCAGCGCTGCCCCGGCGTACAAACGGTGCGCTTCCGCGCCGCGCTGGAACTGCCGCTGCTGTCGCGTTGCCTGGCCGGCATCGCATGGCTGCGCCGCCACGGCCTGCCGCTGCCGATGGCAACGCTGGCCGGCGTGTTCGCCCGCGCCGGGCGCTGGTTCGACCGCTTCGGCACCGACCTGGGCGGCATGCGCGTGACCCTGCGTGGGCTGCGCGGTGGCGTCGAGCACACCCTGCACTGGGACCTCACCGCGCCGATGCTGCATGGCCCGGAAATCCCCATCTTCGCCGCGGTGCTGCTGGCACGCCGGCTGGCCGCCGGTGAGCCGCTGCCAGTGGGCGCGCATGCCTGCATGGGCCTGCTGACGCTGGCCGAATTCGAGGAAGAGTTCGCCCGCTGGGGAATCGACAGCGCGGTTTCCTGA
- a CDS encoding Transcriptional regulator, penicillinase repressor family has protein sequence MRRKTIGDQELALLQYLGENQPASVGEVAAGFGESRGLARSTVLTMMERLRAKGYLRRAQHAGVYRYEATAGQQEVVNSAVGSFVEKTLQGSISPFVAWMSEKAEVSDDELAELQALVSRLQSQRRED, from the coding sequence ATGCGCCGCAAGACCATCGGGGACCAGGAACTGGCCCTGCTGCAATACCTCGGGGAGAACCAGCCGGCCAGCGTCGGCGAAGTGGCCGCCGGTTTCGGCGAGTCGCGCGGGCTGGCCCGCTCCACCGTGCTGACCATGATGGAGCGCCTGCGGGCGAAGGGTTATCTGCGGCGCGCGCAGCACGCCGGCGTCTACCGCTACGAGGCCACCGCCGGGCAGCAGGAAGTGGTGAACAGCGCGGTCGGCAGCTTCGTCGAGAAGACTCTGCAAGGCTCGATCTCGCCGTTCGTGGCGTGGATGTCGGAAAAGGCCGAGGTCAGCGACGACGAGCTGGCCGAACTGCAAGCGCTGGTCAGCCGGCTGCAATCGCAGCGCCGCGAGGACTGA